A single genomic interval of Coccidioides posadasii str. Silveira chromosome 1, complete sequence harbors:
- a CDS encoding uncharacterized protein (EggNog:ENOG410PFFT~COG:S~BUSCO:5162at33183) codes for MAKDKKAKKAEQKARTAAKQAKKAAQKEKKSKTKAGTQDDSDAEDVDLDAVLAAYAEEQAKFLKVTESNSEPPTPRSSATLVASPSNRNELFIFGGEFYDGTLATFFNNLYVYLIDKNEWREVTSPNSPLPRSGHAWCRGGNAGGIYLFGGEFSSPKQGTFYHYNDFWHLDPSAREWTRLETKSKGPPARSGHRMTYFKNYIILFGGFQDTSQQTKYLQDLWIYDCQKYTWYNPTLPPASQKPDARSSFTLLPHESGAVLYGGYSRVKMSVTAGKGQKGGGSQRMALKPMVHQDTWFLRITPPAADAPANQPPTVRWERRKRPANPPNPPRAGVTMAYHKGRGILFGGVHDVEKTEEGIESEFFDSLYAWNIERNRFFQLSLRKPRAGNKKQQPTSQAAKSRNRSKADEEELLRNLARLEAKGSLSREDSTDMEIHPTIKEDEETDTKQPLPVKFEMPHPRFNAQLAVQEDTLFIYGGTFERKDQESTFNDIYSIDLMKLDGVKEIFYQEPDHWNDLAEAESDEEMEGDESEGSEDEDAEMESVESLYTPPTKIDVSTLEGTGADQEPAESKLQDSRPHPRPFESLREFFNRTSIEWQDILMSKLKDSTLTIEKTIKELRKDAFDLAEDKWWDCREEITALEDEQEEAGIGEVVSMSERGDMASAGRRR; via the exons ATGGCAAAGGATAAGAAAGCCAAGAAAGCAGAGCAAAAGGCCCGCACCGCGGCGAAACAGGCCAAAAAAGCGGcccagaaagaaaagaagtccAAAACAAAGGCTGGCACGCAAGATGACAGTGACGCTGAAGACGTTGATCTGGACGCTGTCCTGGCCGCTTATGCTGAGGAGCAGGCCAAATTTCTCAAGGTCACGGAATCGAATAGCGAACCGCCAACCCCGCGCTCGTCAGCAACCCTTGTTGCGTCTCCGTCAAACCGGAATGAACTTTTCATTTTTGGTGGCGAGTTTTATGACGGAACACTCGCTACCTTTTTCAACAACTTATATGTTTACTTGATTGATAAAAACGAATGGCGGGAGGTGACGAGTCCCAACAGCCCGTTGCCTAGGAGTGGACATGCTTGGTGCCGTGGAGGGAATGCTGGAGGCATATACCTCTTTGGAG GAGAATTCTCCTCTCCCAAACAGGGGACTTTTTATCATTACAACGATTTTTGGCATTTAGATCCTTCTGCCCGTGAATGGACTCGTCTTGAGACCAAAAGTAAGGGTCCTCCGGCGCGAAGTGGGCATAGAATGACCTATTTTAAA AATTATATTATTCTATTTGGCGGGTTTCAAGATACTTCGCAGCAGACAAAGTATCTTCAGGATCTTTGGATATATGATTGCCAAAAGTATACGTGGTATAATCCGACTCTGCCGCCTGCATCACAAAAGCCCGATGCACGATCTTCTTTCACTTTGCTTCCTCACGAGTCGGGTGCCGTGCTGTATGGTGGGTATTCCAGAGTTAAAATGTCAGTTACGGCTGGAAAGGGCCAAAAGGGTGGCGGATCCCAGCGTATGGCATTGAAGCCAATGGTCCACCAAGATACATGGTTTTTGCGTATCACACCTCCCGCTGCGGACGCTCCAGCTAATCAACCGCCAACCGTTCGATGGGAACGCAGAAAACGTCCGGCAAATCCCCCCAATCCCCCACGGGCAGGAGTGACTATGGCGTATCACAAAGGCCGAGGGATCTTATTTGGTGGTGTCCATGATGTTGAAAAGACTGAAGAAGGTATTGAGAGCGAATTCTTCGATTCTCTTTATGCCTGGAACATAGAACGCAACCGTTTCTTTCAGCTCTCCCTCCGAAAACCGAGGGCCGGAAATAAGAAGCAGCAACCTACTTCACAGGCAGCAAAATCGCGAAATCGAAGCAAGGCAGACGAAGAAGAGCTTCTTCGCAATTTGGCACGTTTAGAAGCGAAAGGGAGCTTATCACGAGAAGATAGTACGGATATGGAGATCCACCCCACGATTAAAGAGGATGAGGAGACGGATACGAAGCAACCGCTACCTGTCAAATTTGAAATGCCACACCCGAGATTTAATGCGCAGCTTGCAGTGCAGGAAGACACACTATTTATATATGGTGGAACCTTCGAGCGCAAGGACCAGGAATCCACGTTTAACGACATTTATTCAATTGATCTGATGAAGCTGGATGGAGTGAAAGAGATCTTCTATCAAGAACCCGATCACTGGAATGACCTCGCTGAAGCCGAAAGTGACGAAGAGATGGAAGGGGATGAATCTGAAGGAAGTGAAGACGAGGATGCAGAAATGGAATCTGTGGAGAGTCTATATACGCCTCCGACGAAGATCGATGTGTCGACCCTTGAAGGTACTGGGGCTGACCAGGAGCCAGCTGAGTCCAAATTACAAGATTCACGTCCTCATCCAAGGCCCTTCGAAAGCCTGCGCGAATTTTTCAATAGGACTTCGATAGAATGGCAAGATATTCTGATGTCTAAGCTCAAAGATAGCACTTTAACGATAGAAAAGACCATAAAGGAGCTAAGGAAAGATGCATTTGATCTGGCCGAGGATAAATGGTGGGATTGTAGAGAGGAGATCACAGCTTTGGAAGATGAGCAGGAAGAAGCTGGTATCGGCGAAGTGGTTAGCATGTCAGAAAGAGGGGATATGGCATCCGCAGGTAGGAGGAGATGA
- a CDS encoding uncharacterized protein (EggNog:ENOG410PKK2~COG:S~MEROPS:MER0001367~BUSCO:6178at33183) gives MAVATLISKRLKDVPGKLKVAELFFEVPVDYRRPKDATIRLFARSVQRRSSSAEIEPEERKLPWVVYLQGGPGMGCSQPQDIGWVGPFLDKGYQVLLLDQRGTGLSSPITAATLALQGNAVKQAEYLRSFRADSIVQDCEAVRMCLTADYPLERQKWSVLGQSFGGFCAVTYLSKFPQGLREVFTTGGLPPLVTNPEPVLEKTYGKLQERNKAYYGKFPEDKERVQTILRHLEQNDVKVPDGGALTPERFLSLGISLGMRGGLDYVHDIVLRCSNDLEVFGFLTRPTISLVDSGSTFDNSIIYAVLHEAIYCQGAASNWCADRVIQKLSSFRSRGNPEGIFFTGEMVYKNLFETSTELKQIKEAADIVASYDDWPELYDKEQLANNEVPVYSATYVDDMYVHYDFARETAASIKGCKNFITNTMYHNALRANMEELLKQLFAMRDDTID, from the exons ATGGCCGTAGCAACTTTGATCAGCAAGCGTCTAAAGGACGTGCCAG GCAAATTAAAGGTTGCGGAACTCTTCTTCGAGGTTCCCGTTGACTACCGCCGCCCAAAGGATGCAACCATCAGGCTCTTTGCGCGGAGCGTACAGCGACGTTCATCCTCCGCTGAAATTGAGCCTGAAGAGAGGAAATTGCCATGGGTGGTGTATCTCCAAGGCGGACCCGGAATGGGATGCTCCCAACCCCAAGATATTGGCTGGGTTGGTCCCTTTCTGGATAAAGGATACCAG GTGCTACTTCTAGATCAACGGGGGACGGGTTTAAGCTCCCCGATCACAGCGGCGACCCTGGCTCTGCAGGGGAACGCTGTCAAGCAGGCTGAGTATCTGCGGAGCTTTCGAGCAGACAGCATTGTCCAAGACTGCGAAGCTGTACGCATGTGTTTGACTGCGGACTACCCGTTGGAAAGGCAGAAATGGAGTGTCCTAGGACAAAGTTTTGGAGGTTTCTGCGCTGTTACTTATCTTTCGAAATT CCCCCAAGGGTTGAGAGAGGTGTTCACTACGGGCGGACTTCCACCCTTGGTGACAAATCCCGAACCCGTACTCGAAAAGACATACG GGAAACTTCAAGAGCGCAACAAGGCATATTATGGGAAATTCCCTGAGGACAAGGAGAGAGTACAGACAATTTTACGCCATCTAGAACAGAACGATGTCAAAGTGCCTGATGGCGGTGCTCTTACCCCAGAGAGATTCCTGTCTCTGGGAATTTCTCTTGGCATGCGAG gaGGGCTTGATTACGTCCATG ACATTGTCCTCAGGTGCTCCAATGATCTCGAGGTGTTTGGCTTCCTCACACGGCCGACAATCTCTTTGGTTGACAGTGGTAGTACTTTTGACAACAGCATTATCTATGCCGTCCTCCACGAGGCCATCTATTGCCAGGG GGCTGCTTCGAATTGGTGTGCCGATAGGGTGATTCAGAAACTGTCCAGTTTTCGAAGCCGAGGAAATCCAGAAGGGATATTCTTCACAGGAGAGATG GTTTACAAGAATCTCTTCGAGACATCTACCGAATTAAAACAGATTAAAGAGGCCGCTGACATCGTTGCCTCGTACGATGACTGGCCAGAATTATACGACAAAGAACAGCTGGCAAACAATGAAGTCCCGGTTTATTCAGCCACATACGTTGATGACATGTACGTGCATTATGATTTCGCGAGAGAGACAGCTGCGTCAATTAAGGGGTGCAAGAACTTTATCACCAATACCATGTACCACAACGCTCTGCGGGCCAACAtggaggagcttctcaagCAACTATTTGCCATGCGGGATGATACAATAGACTAG
- a CDS encoding uncharacterized protein (EggNog:ENOG410PK31~COG:E~BUSCO:5972at33183) — protein sequence MDMHDLSLTEEQAALERIALSTQPTARVLPTAEDLEHARSSLFESLPRKGKGFAEIKDHLLKDIVPGLNFASISPNYYGFVTGGVTPAAWFADNIVSAYDQNVQVHIREHSVATDVEDKSLKLLLDLFRLETREWPHRTVTSGATASNVLGLACGREFVLRSVAERKGIDCKSVGEYGIVEVLRAAGLSGLHVLSTLPHSSLGKAAGILGIGRSNVKTICTTENPLRFDMKRLEKQLASAGMASIVAVSCGEVNTGRFATGGIDEFRQIRALCDKYGAWLHVDGAFGIFGRIFLDDDSSAEFNSVRRGCEGLELADSITADGHKLLNVPYDCGFFFSRHASIAQDVFRNPNAAYLTFSIAAMDPVVSPNNIGIENSRRFRALPVYATLMAYGREGYQIMLERQIRLARRIADWLFDHPKYVTFPRVSSRKELAESTFMIVLFGATDDDLNASLVNKINNTPLLYVSGTTWDGRPACRIAISNYKVDVERDFARVVSVLEDFVK from the coding sequence ATGGATATGCACGATTTGTCTCTTACTGAGGAGCAAGCAGCTCTTGAGAGAATAGCCCTGAGTACGCAGCCTACTGCTCGGGTCCTTCCAACAGCCGAGGATCTGGAACATGCCAGGTCTTCACTCTTCGAATCTCTCCCACGCAAGGGCAAGGGCTTTGCAGAGATTAAAGACCATTTACTGAAGGACATTGTTCCAGGACTGAATTTTGCGAGCATAAGCCCAAACTATTATGGATTTGTGACTGGTGGAGTCACGCCCGCTGCATGGTTCGCTGATAACATTGTTTCTGCATACGATCAAAATGTCCAGGTGCATATCCGGGAACATTCTGTGGCCACGGATGTTGAAGATAAGTCACTGAAGTTGCTGCTTGATTTGTTTCGGTTGGAGACGAGGGAGTGGCCTCATCGGACTGTCACATCTGGAGCCACGGCGAGCAATGTACTTGGACTGGCATGTGGAAGAGAGTTTGTCCTGCGTTCTGTAGCGGAGAGGAAAGGAATTGACTGCAAAAGTGTCGGAGAATATGGGATTGTCGAAGTCTTGCGGGCAGCTGGCTTGAGTGGATTGCACGTGCTCTCGACTTTGCCGCATTCATCACTCGGGAAAGCGGCTGGGATCTTGGGAATTGGCCGCTCAAACGTCAAGACCATTTGTACTACGGAAAATCCACTCCGGTTCGATATGAAGCGTCTCGAGAAGCAGCTAGCTTCTGCTGGAATGGCGAGTATTGTTGCCGTTTCCTGCGGCGAAGTGAATACCGGTCGTTTTGCAACTGGTGGAATCGATGAATTCAGACAAATCCGTGCTCTATGTGATAAATATGGTGCTTGGTTACACGTTGACGGAGCCTTTGGGATTTTTGGCCGTATTTTTCTCGACGATGATAGCTCTGCAGAGTTCAACTCCGTACGAAGAGGATGCGAAGGGCTAGAACTCGCGGACTCCATTACCGCGGATGGGCATAAGTTGCTCAATGTTCCATATGATTGTGGGTTCTTCTTTTCGCGACATGCAAGCATCGCTCAAGACGTCTTTCGAAATCCAAACGCCGCATATTTGACATTTTCTATCGCTGCTATGGACCCTGTAGTGTCGCCCAATAATATCGGCATCGAGAATTCAAGACGCTTTAGAGCCCTTCCTGTCTATGCTACTCTGATGGCATATGGTCGAGAAGGCTATCAAATTATGCTTGAAAGGCAGATCAGGCTCGCCCGCCGTATTGCGGATTGGCTATTCGATCATCCGAAATACGTGACTTTTCCGAGGGTTTCTTCGCGAAAGGAGCTGGCGGAGAGTACGTTCATGATTGTTTTATTCGGCGCAACGGACGATGACTTGAATGCCAGCCTAGTCAATAAGATCAACAATACACCACTGTTATACGTGTCCGGGACGACTTGGGACGGACGACCTGCGTGTCGGATTGCAATTTCTAATTACAAGGTCGATGTAGAAAGGGATTTTGCAAGGGTTGTGAGTGTTTTAGAAGATTTTGTTAAATAG